One Gossypium hirsutum isolate 1008001.06 chromosome A08, Gossypium_hirsutum_v2.1, whole genome shotgun sequence genomic window, TCCTCAACAATGTTTCTTTGGTTTCAGAGATCATCGTGGGAGAAAGCTGCAAAGATAATTAAAGAAAGGTCTGAACAGgcgtatttttctttttccaaaagaaTTAGTGTGTACACAGTTTCTTGATTTAGCACAGAAATTTGCGCCCTTTGTTTTTACAGGTATGATCCAGACAAGGATGGACGTATTATTTTGGCAAAAGTTGATTGCACCGAAGCAGTTGACTTATGTAAGaggtatttttttttgttgttttgacaCTTTTTGTCTTAGAATATGATTATATGTCATTATTTGACCACTAACTTGTGTTAGAGGTACCActtcatttatttaaacaatACTGTTTTGCTTCTAATATAGAATTATTTCAAATGTTGTATTTTATCCATAGCTTTCCtacaagtttaatttttttttctctctcttgttTTCTAATTACTGTGTGCTTCCTTGTTCTGTGTTCTTTTCATTACAGGCATCACGTTCAAGGGTATCCATCCATTCGCATTTTCCGAAAAGGCAGTGATTTGTGGTAAAAGATAATATTATTGTACATATCTTTGCTAGCCTTATGTCAATGACTTAATGTCCTGTTCCCGCTCCCCCCCCCCCGGTTCTGTCTTTTCTTACCGTTGCTTGTTACTCAACAAACTGTAAAGGATTCTTTCGGTAGAGGTACGAAACGTTACAATTTAGTAAAATAGATTTCATGGAGAAAGATTGGAGCAGTTTATGAAAAATAAGTAAGGTGACAGGCAGTGATGATGGAAGCAAATAAGAGGCTGAGAAAGATAAGAATTACATTGGTTATTGTAAATTGTAAAAAGAACGCTGTAGAAAGAATTTTGGAGTGTTAAGGTTGCTAAACAATTAAAAGAAATCtcctaaataaaatttaaaattttgaatcttCTATCTATAGCCTTTCCAAAATAGTTAACCCCAAAGAATGGTTATAAAACAAGTGACGGGAGGAATATAGGTTAATTCACAAGAACATGTTATAAATTATGAGTGATGAGAGTGAACGAAATCATGTTCATTTATTTGTAGTGTATAATGGGAGAGAAGTTATGAAGATAGTAGATATAATAGTAGTTTCATGGAAATTACACTTATATAActcatttttgtaaaaaattgcTATACTTGCAAACTTAATTGTAAGTGCATAGTTTGATCAATGAGGAAAGGAAGAGAAAAAGAGCACTTGTACTCTGGATAAGGGTTAAGGAGTAGAATTCATAACAGTATCTGTATATGAGCCTCAAGTCATACTCTCCAAAACATCTCATCGAGCAAGCCTTAAAATCTTACTAGCCAATTTTGCTTAGTTCCACAACTTTCTCCACATGCAGTGATTCTGTAAGGAATAATCGGACACCACTATTGCCAGAGGCATTAATAACCAAAAAGGAGTATATGAAGCTCGTATATGTCCTATTTTAACCTTCCACATTCATTTGACCACGAACTCTAGATTCTAGAAGATTATTTCTTCCTAGCTATTTAATGAGGCTGAACCTTCTGTATGCGGATTTTCCTTGCCTGACTTGTAAGTACTTTAGGGATGACGATGGACACCATGAACATGAATCTTATTATGGAGATCGTGATACAGACTCACTGGTTAAGGTACAcctaaaatttgatttaaaatggcTATTTCCAATTACTGATCGGTTTCAGAAACCATATTAGATGAAGGTGCATGCATGAACCATTGCAATCGTCGTTTCTTCCAGGCAATGGAAGAACTGGTCTCACCTACTCCATTGGAGAACCAGAAGCCGGCTTTAGAGAAGAATAGACCAGCACCATTGACAGGAGGATGCAGAATTGAAGGATACGTGCGTGTGAAAAAGGTGATAATTACAATCCCAGATTAGATTCTGACAATTGGACTTATTTTACGTATTATTTGTCTGTccaatcatttatttatttcttaaaaactGAAAGCACTTGGTGTTGCAATATGCAGGTTCCTGGCAACCTTATCATTTCGTCTCGTTCAGGAGCCCATTCTTTTGACTCTTCTCAAATGAACATGTCTCATGTCATTGGCCATCTTTCCTTTGGTAAAATAATTTCACCCCGAGTACTAAGTGATGTGAAGCGACTAATACCGTATCTCGGTAGAAGCCACGACAAGTTGAACGGTCTATCATTCATTAATCACCAGGATTTAGACGCAAATGTTACAGTAAGTTCATTCTTTCATATGATACTTTCTGTTTCAATTGCGCGTTTTCCATTTTAAGTGCCAATGTGTTGACCGTGAATCTTCTTTTTATCTACCTTTTTCCACAAAGCAATCAATTGGTGGAGTAAGATACTAAGTGCATATTTAAACCACAATAACAATATTGTATTCTAAGAACTCGTTAGGAATCTATAATCTATAGCGTGACTCTTCAGCAGAAATTATGGCAATTGCCATTAGGAAAACTAGATACTCAATTGGGTAAATCGGGCTAatttatattaattcaaattaaattttattttgtttagtatCATATTTGGATCATTTTAAGTTtgaattatttctaaatttaaatattttcgagTTTAAGTCATTTTGAATTTAGCTTAAGCCGTTAGAAAAACTAGATTAATCAATTGGGCAAATCGGGCCAATTTATATTAATCcaatttgagttttaatttttCCGGGTCATTTCATTTTGGTTAGTCTCATATTTGAATCATTTCAAGTTTGAgtgaattttaaattcaaatcttttcaagttcaaatcgttttgaatttaattttttttagattcaaGTCAACTAGGTTTGAGGTTTGAGTTTTTCGAATTTAGTCATGATAAGTCAGATATTTAATGTTCTAGTCCCCTCTTCTAATTCAGGTTATATGTTCATGTCTTTTAGGTTCAAAACGCTTTAGATTCAAGTTGTGTTAGATTTGGATCAAATTAGGGTTTGAAACAATTTGAGTTCGGATTAATTCAAGTTTAGATTAGACAAATTTAAATTGttgactttttaaaaataaaattggattgaatcaaatttgtattttgattgatttgattgaattttagaattaaattaaagacTTAGAATGAATAGATTTGAAAAAAACCTTGTAATATGGTGTAAAATCTGAAAGATAAGCCACAGGAACTAGAAGAAAACTCTTTAAACTTACAAGCATCACCATTCTTAATTACTTTTTTCAGATTGAACATTACCTTCAAGTAGTGAAAACAGAGGTGGTTACGGTCAAATCTTCTCATGAAAGTTCGTTAATCGAGCAATACGAGTACACAGCACACAGCAGTCTGGCACAAAGCGTAAACATGCCTGTTGCCAAATTTCATTTCTGGTTATCTCCAATGCAGGTAATTATTCTTCAAAACTGCTTAATTACATTTAACCAGGTTTTTACCTTCAATCCTTCTGGTTTTTTCTTTAGTTGGA contains:
- the LOC107926124 gene encoding protein disulfide-isomerase 5-3, which gives rise to LQELNKYLTVSTSTSIIIDNSSDGDFLRIDFNISFPAVSCEFASVDVSDALGTNRLNITKTIRKFSIDPQLRHKAIEFHSEPVPHVSQHGDEVDDEAVEGSVSLNSDSFAKLSQEHPILVVNFFAPWCYWSTRLRSSWEKAAKIIKERYDPDKDGRIILAKVDCTEAVDLCKRHHVQGYPSIRIFRKGSDLWDDDGHHEHESYYGDRDTDSLVKAMEELVSPTPLENQKPALEKNRPAPLTGGCRIEGYVRVKKVPGNLIISSRSGAHSFDSSQMNMSHVIGHLSFGKIISPRVLSDVKRLIPYLGRSHDKLNGLSFINHQDLDANVTIEHYLQVVKTEVVTVKSSHESSLIEQYEYTAHSSLAQSVNMPVAKFHFWLSPMQVLITENPKSLSHFLTNVCAIIGGVFTVAGILDSILYNTIRLMKKMEIGKNI